From the Candidatus Melainabacteria bacterium genome, the window CGGTCTAATTTGCACCATTTTTGTTGGAGCCGTCGAGACAGTTTATCGAAAGGCTTTTCCGGCTCAGCCAGCCTTTGAACTGTTTTTCACTCAAACAACAAAAGTTTTCCGCTCGATTGCGGTTGCAAAATCTGCCATCCTTGGACTTGCTGTTTTTGGTATCACCACAGGATATCAGGTCATTTTCTTCCTCGTAGGAAAGCATTATGGGCTGTGGTTCCCACTGGCAGTTCACGATCGCGGCATTATTGACGATTTTCTGCCGGCCTGGCATGCGATTTCGATCGGCACGCAAGCATCAACGCTGGAAGAACTCGGTTTCAGAATATTCATACTGGTAATCATTCAACGCACAACAAAATCATTTTGGATTGCCAATATTCTGCAAGCCACGATCTGGGCTTTCGCACACTCCACCTATGCCGTGGAACCGCCCTATGCGCGCGGTATCGAGCTTGGGTTACTGGGAATATTCTACGGCTGGATGCTGCGACGCTACGGTGTGCTCTGTCTGCTTCTGGGACACTACGCATTCGATTCATACTTGACCATACAAACCTTGTTCGGCTCACATGATTTGATCGATTGGACCCAGGCATTTTTTGCATTGACTCCCGTTGTTATTATTCCGCTCCTCGCGCTGCTCCTCATTCTAAGGCGCGGAAGCGTGCCGGACGAAGAGGTCAGCAACGAACATATAACTGCAAATTTGATTGCAAATGCTCAAGTAACATCTAAACAAGAGATGTGGCCGCCCTACAGACCAATTGAAAAAAAACAAATTCTATGGGCTGTGGTATTTGCTCTCATCGCAGGCACGTCCATGATGCTGCCCAAGACGCGATTAGGCGACGACCCGATGTTGCGGGTAAATCACGAACAAGCAATTTCGATTGCCAGAGACTATTTTGCCAGGCGCGGCTTTCCCGTCACCGGGAGCCTTTCAGTCGCATGGCTGTCGGACGATACAGATCCCGAACAGATCCAGTACCTCGCTCAACACATAAGTTTCGAACGAGCCCAACAGCTAGAGCATTTGATCGAACCAAGACTGGTATGGAACGTTCGACTATTCAAACCAGCTGATTCCAAAGTGCTCTACTTGAAAATCGGTCCTGACGGCACGCCAGTCAGTGCCACCATTTCTGTCGATGAAATGACACCCGGAGCAAAACTAGAACAGAGCCAGGCAACAGAAATCGCCAACAATTACTTCCAAAGCCTGGAAAAGTCTGACATCGGTCAATACAAAATATTCGATACACTCAAATTAGAGCATCCGAACCGAATCGACTATATATTCACCGCCCAAAATTCCAATGCGGATATCGGGCAAGCGCGTTTCCAAATTTCCTTCAAATTAATCGGCAACCAGATATCGGACGTAAAACGATACTGGGCCATGCCTGACGACCATACCAAGAAAAAGCGCAGCTACGCTACCGCAAACGATGTGTGGATTCTAGTGGCGAAATTGGTGACTGGGCTTGTTGTCATTCCCAACCTTGCTTACTGGATATTTTGCATTTGCAAAAGACAACCCCCTAACAGATATCTGGTATCGAGTGCGGTGATAATTGCCGCCACCCTTTCACTGCTTGAACAAGCTAATTACATGGGTAGAGCCGCGCTCTGGTCGTACAACCCCACCGAACCAATGGACACTCACCTGCTAAGTGTGGCATTTGGCGGTTTAACAAGAACGGCTCTCGATGTTTCTGTAGCTGCTGTTTTGGCAGCAATTGTAAGTTCGAGCTACCCGGGTCTATTTGTAAGCAATCGATTGCGTGAATTATTAAAGAGCGCCAAACCACAAATATCCAACTACCGTATCTGGTCAGACGCAATCTTAATCGGTTTCACGGCAGCAATAGTATGCGGTGGACTAATGAGCACAAATGAATTCGTCGTCAATCAAGTCTCGCACTCGGTCTTGATTACAAAACTGCACCATATTCCATTGCTCGAACAAACAAGTCTGACCATGACCTCGCTCCTGGATGCTCTCAAATACGGATTGTTGTTTGTGTTAGCCGGTGCAGCCATCTTGCGGTGGTCGGATTTTTGCAGAAATCCAATACCAGCACAAGATTCGGAACAGCGACGCGCAGGATCGCCGCTGGTTGTACCAGTGTGCATTGCCATGGTTATCTGCGTAGCCAATCTGAGCAGCAACGACCCTCAAAGATCGATTTGCAATATCGCAGCCAACCTCGGCCTGGCTCTTTCACTGTATGTGGTGCTAAAAATTCTCGGAAACGGGAATCTACTTGCTTGCTTTTTCACTGCATTTTTCCTGACGATTGGAAAAGACATTTACTATCTGCAGAAAAACGCGGCATTCATTCACCCTGTAGATTTGATGACGCTCTACGGCTTGCTGATTGCTCCCTTCCTGTGGTTGATACTTTGCCTGATTCTAGAATTCCGAAATAATAAGCCCACACCAGAACAATTGCCTACAGATAGTACAATCGTGGAGAGTCCCGCAGAAGAACAGCCAAATGCAAACCATCCTAACTCGGAAGATCGAGCACCGGAACAGCCAATTGCAAATCATCCTGACTCGGCAGATCGAGCACCGGAGCAGCCAATTGCTGAGCACTCAGCCCCCACAGATACAGCACAAGAACAGACAAAACCAGACGAGCTAGCGTCCGGTCTTGAATAATTTAGCTGTAAGAGCATCAACTGGTCGAGATGCAAATTGACAGATCTGATTGGAAATTTGCTTGCCATGCAAATCAAAGTTGCTTACGTCGAATAAACGCGCCGAATCATACTGCTTAATTAAGAACACATGGTCCAGTTGAGCCTTTACCGGCAGAGGCAAAAAGTCCACTTTATCGAGTCCGGCTTGCATGAATGAATTCACGACGACACTAGTTGCAGCAGGCGCCATTGTCTCAGGAATTGCATATTTACTAAAATTCGCTTTCACTTCCTGCGAACCAAAGAAGATTGTATTAATTCCATCTTGCTGCATGAGACCGCAGCGGCCCAATGAACCCTTTGGATCGTAAGCCACTTGCACAAGATCACCGGAGCGAAACACATAGATGACGTAAATCGCCTCGAGCTTGTGATTCGCCAGAGAAGTTTTGGCTACCAATGCAGGTTTTTCGCCGTCAGCTTGCAACTGAATGCAATTAAAATCAATCCACGGATATCGCGTAGGAAATTTGACACTGTATTGTTGATGCGCCACAAGATCCCCGAAAGTTGTCCGGTCCAGCAACTTATACGAATGCCATTCCATAAATTTATCGTTCAAGCTCATAACTTGATCGACTTTCCTATCGTAAACGAAAATATCCCAAATTCTAGAGTGATTATCCGGCGTTCTGCTGCGCACTGAACTTGAAGGCTGGACGTGAATTTCATTGGTTTTGAAATTCACAACAACGCCATGATAAGAACCAGCCAGGGGGGCTGCGGAAGCCATTAACACTAATGATGATATGCCTGCCAAAGGGAAAAGCGCGCATTTCAAAAAATACTGAATTTTGGCAACACAAACTGAGTACTTGACCATCTGTATGTCCGCAGATTTGAGTGTGGAAGATAAATTATAACGACATCTGACTTTTCAAATTGCTATGATTCCATAACTTCGAGGTCATCAAGCAATGAAATTGAAAAACAGAATATTGAACCTGTCCCTGTTGCTTCTTCTTTCCGCACCTCAAACCGTTGAGGCGAAGTTTGCCTATCCTGAGTTGGTCAAAGTTCCTATTCCAAGGCTACTAACAAACCTGCAGAAGAGGCTCAATGACCCGAAATCAAACCTATCTCAGCAAGAGAGAGCAGAGCTCGATTTCCGCATTGGGCGGTTAAATTCAATGGCCTACGCGTACAACGCAAACGAAGTGCAAGTAAGAAAAGCAGAAAGTGATCTCGTAGCAGAAGGAAAAGCCACCCCATTTTATGGAGTTGGAATGAGAGAGTTCCAGCAGTTTGAGGTTAGCGATACAAAGCACGATGCCACTGCAAAAGCCTACCTGAAGGAAGCAGTCAAATATTTGAGAGAAGCTCTGAAATTAGATCCATCGATGTCTCAAGCGAGATTAGGACTGGCGTGGTGCCTCGATCAAAGTGGAGATAAAGCCAACGCGATCCCACTTTACCGACAGGTATACAAAGAATCATACGAGAAAGAGAAAAACCAAAAGGGAATGCGAGGAACCTCGATATGTATGGAAACAGCGGGTTACCTTGAAAAACTCTTGAATCCCGTTAAAGATGCCGCAGAAATCGCAAAGATGAAAGAGCAGACAGAAAATATCAATCTCTCTTTCAGAACCGTTACCCCGATTATGATTCCGCTGGTCGCGAATCTTTCACTGCGAGATTTTACGCAACCAGCCTCGTTAGTTTTTGATCTGGACGGCAATGGACCAAAACACTATGGGCAATGGACGGGCCCCAAAGCAGGCTGGCTGGTTTATGACGCAGCGAATTCCAAAAAGATAACATCGGGGCTTCAACTTTTCGGTCCCAGTTCCTTTTGGATATTTTGGAATGACGGCTACGAGGCGATGAAAGCTCTCGACGACAACAATGATGGAAAGCTCTCGGGCACGGAATTGAATGGATTGGCAGTTTGGTGCGATAGCAATCGAAACGGACAAAGCGAATCTGACGAAGTCAAAAGCTTGGCTGAACTGGGAATAAAAGCACTCTCCTGCCAGGGGCATTTAAACGCAGAGGGCACCATGCTCAGTATCAACGGTGTAACGTTTGCCGATGGAAGCACGGCAGATTCTTATGACATAGTTCTCGACCAGATACCATGATTGCAAACCTGAAATAGCAATCGTGTAGAATCTGTTCCCATGACTTACAGACCAATCCAATCCAATCCAGACCAATCCAGACCAACCGAACTAAATCCAATCCCCATTCAACACAGGAAAGACAATGAAGAACGCAGCAAAGCCACTAATTGCACTCGGGTTGATGTTAGCTTGCTGGAACGGCGCCACAGCTGAAGAGGCGAAAGACGTCCCGGCAACTGAAGCACAGAAAAAGCTATTGCATGGTTTGACCTCGCTCAAATACAGAGTTGTCTTCGATCCCACGAACTCAGTCGCCGACGTCGCAAAAAAATCGTTTGCCCAGTCAAATCTGACCATGTCGGAATTTGCTAAAGGCGCGGAAAGCCAACCACTCAAGGCTTCAGAAGGACGACTAACTCTCGTTGTCGACTACAGAGACGGTAATAAAAGTTGGGTCGGTCTCACCGTCAATCAACTTTGCCGTCTGGAGCGCAGCGCTGAACCAACGTGGACAGGCAAGACTTACGACGCCGGGAAGCTAGTTGCCAGAACCAAAGAAAAAGACGCAGCAAAGTCACTATGTGATGAATTCGTCGCGGCTTTCAACAAAGAAAATCCGAAGAAATAGCTACTCAAATAGAATCCGAAGAAATCTCACGAGAATCCGAAGAGATGGCGGCTACTGCTGAGCAGCGGTAGGGACAATGGCTGAAGTTTCAGGTGGCGTAGCTCGTGGCTTGCGCACCGGCGCAGCGCGCAACTCAGTCGCCGTAGTCTCATCCAAAGTATGGTTGAGAGACTTGGCTTTGTGCGATGCGTAAGAAAGAATCGCTTCAACCTGTCCCAGATAGCTGACAATATATTGAGCTCGATAACCGCGCTGAATAAATGCCTCCAGGCGCAACCAATTCTTGATTGTGTTGTGCAGTGTAGTCACATCTTTCAGCACCGCTTCAATTGATTCAGGCGAAGATTTGCTGTTGAGCGAATGCATCGATTTCTGAATCGCGTCGATTTGCTGGAGCACATCGTTGGTGCTGGCCTGGTCTGACATGATGTGTTTTTGCGGATCCTGCAAATAACGATTGACCATCGCCGCAAAGTCATCGACCAGCAATCGGCTGGCGCGCAACGGCTCAGATTGCGGAGTCAAAAGAGGCTGACGTCGGTATGGACCAACTTTCAACACATTGGACTTCTTATCGTCGAGATGGGCAGCCGCGAACATCGTAGTGCCGAGCGTTCCCATCTCGCGAGCAGAATCGAGTTGCTCCACCAG encodes:
- a CDS encoding tetratricopeptide repeat protein, which gives rise to MKLKNRILNLSLLLLLSAPQTVEAKFAYPELVKVPIPRLLTNLQKRLNDPKSNLSQQERAELDFRIGRLNSMAYAYNANEVQVRKAESDLVAEGKATPFYGVGMREFQQFEVSDTKHDATAKAYLKEAVKYLREALKLDPSMSQARLGLAWCLDQSGDKANAIPLYRQVYKESYEKEKNQKGMRGTSICMETAGYLEKLLNPVKDAAEIAKMKEQTENINLSFRTVTPIMIPLVANLSLRDFTQPASLVFDLDGNGPKHYGQWTGPKAGWLVYDAANSKKITSGLQLFGPSSFWIFWNDGYEAMKALDDNNDGKLSGTELNGLAVWCDSNRNGQSESDEVKSLAELGIKALSCQGHLNAEGTMLSINGVTFADGSTADSYDIVLDQIP
- a CDS encoding CPBP family intramembrane metalloprotease, producing MQTNRPNSPIKSIFSKDVIFLTVLGLALLVFSVCRRDDAFPAASLDLKVTKKEAVALAQAYAETTGFSVPNKIISSSYFSSDNEAATFLEYEYPLSAANELMRKEVPIWHWKVHLLDGKNDEVQVWIGVNGGLHSFERDLNKDRPAKSISHDEAKQIVAGYAAREMQVDLSDWKLISDEQSRLPRRIDHTFTWENSKRDLHGGHLQLNAVVSGDRLSKFTYYLHVPDTFQQKFKWLRAQNRALANISFIFMFLFALWLPVIFLRRWTKGQLRMKFAVIGGLVAASVAFISNLHDAATIVAGTSNWSMETFLAKHFLNGLSAALLAGLICTIFVGAVETVYRKAFPAQPAFELFFTQTTKVFRSIAVAKSAILGLAVFGITTGYQVIFFLVGKHYGLWFPLAVHDRGIIDDFLPAWHAISIGTQASTLEELGFRIFILVIIQRTTKSFWIANILQATIWAFAHSTYAVEPPYARGIELGLLGIFYGWMLRRYGVLCLLLGHYAFDSYLTIQTLFGSHDLIDWTQAFFALTPVVIIPLLALLLILRRGSVPDEEVSNEHITANLIANAQVTSKQEMWPPYRPIEKKQILWAVVFALIAGTSMMLPKTRLGDDPMLRVNHEQAISIARDYFARRGFPVTGSLSVAWLSDDTDPEQIQYLAQHISFERAQQLEHLIEPRLVWNVRLFKPADSKVLYLKIGPDGTPVSATISVDEMTPGAKLEQSQATEIANNYFQSLEKSDIGQYKIFDTLKLEHPNRIDYIFTAQNSNADIGQARFQISFKLIGNQISDVKRYWAMPDDHTKKKRSYATANDVWILVAKLVTGLVVIPNLAYWIFCICKRQPPNRYLVSSAVIIAATLSLLEQANYMGRAALWSYNPTEPMDTHLLSVAFGGLTRTALDVSVAAVLAAIVSSSYPGLFVSNRLRELLKSAKPQISNYRIWSDAILIGFTAAIVCGGLMSTNEFVVNQVSHSVLITKLHHIPLLEQTSLTMTSLLDALKYGLLFVLAGAAILRWSDFCRNPIPAQDSEQRRAGSPLVVPVCIAMVICVANLSSNDPQRSICNIAANLGLALSLYVVLKILGNGNLLACFFTAFFLTIGKDIYYLQKNAAFIHPVDLMTLYGLLIAPFLWLILCLILEFRNNKPTPEQLPTDSTIVESPAEEQPNANHPNSEDRAPEQPIANHPDSADRAPEQPIAEHSAPTDTAQEQTKPDELASGLE